One genomic segment of Myxococcales bacterium includes these proteins:
- a CDS encoding integration host factor subunit beta produces MTKSELIDALAIRSELTKARAELVVNCVFDAMTEALHRGEGIEIRGFGSFTVRPYKSYNGRNPRTGEQVVVPAKRLPYFKVGKELRELVNASRAHGAIRGDDDDDDDKDDDFDPEDDGD; encoded by the coding sequence ATGACGAAGAGCGAACTCATCGACGCCTTGGCCATCCGAAGCGAGTTGACCAAGGCGCGGGCCGAGCTCGTCGTCAATTGCGTGTTCGACGCGATGACGGAAGCGCTCCACCGCGGCGAGGGCATCGAGATTCGGGGCTTCGGGAGCTTCACGGTGCGTCCCTACAAGTCTTACAACGGCAGAAATCCTCGGACCGGCGAGCAAGTGGTCGTGCCGGCGAAGCGCCTGCCTTACTTCAAGGTCGGCAAGGAGCTCCGCGAGCTGGTGAATGCCAGCCGCGCTCACGGCGCGATCCGCGGTGACGACGACGACGACGACGACAAGGACGACGACTTCGATCCCGAAGACGACGGCGATTGA
- a CDS encoding homogentisate 1,2-dioxygenase, translating into MKREFVMQRGATRVVFGDGARARILGPIAELGAARVLVVATPGRASEAAALAAQLGEIAVGVLAIAKEHVPRNVVLQARSEAERVHADAVLAFGGGSAIGLAKAVAAELPVKVIAVPTTYSGSEMTPVFGITDGGEKVTRRDERVRPALVIYDATLLSALPRSVTVASLWNAMAHAVEALWVLGRDRATELSAEEALRLLASGVAALAANLDDDGARRAALEGAYLAGGVFGDVGGGLHHKLCHVLGGGFALPHAATHAALLPHVVGFHREAAPDAMRAIATALGVVDPVLGLERLAQATGAPRSLASLGMPKDGIARVVQAILASPPSSPRSLDAPSLEALLGAAWAEPPRGESRPLRAPDKLDGPAGLGAPHQSEALADALPRTQNAPRRGPFGLYPELLNGTPFTVRSAENSRVWMYRIRPSFSHGELLPLPSPRFGAPLLDASPNRERWCPLPIPVPPQEVDFVDGLVTLGGAGDPTSGPGYRVHLYASNADMSDCAFSNADGDLLIVPQEGTLECRTELGWLRVAPGSVLIVPRALKFAIGLPDGVGRGWVLEVFGRRLRLPERGPIGSNGLADARHFIAPAASYEDRTPPAGFRLVTQLGGRLFTATQAHSPFDVVAWHGNHAPHAYDLSLFNAMGSVSFDHPDPSILTVLTAPLDDHGRAIADVVVFPGRWEVIEHSFRPPFMHRNAASEINMVVRTPSPSAGYDPGCTFLSPLLTAHGVSTATYDHVLAMPDDAVEPPRRIPDESLWLMFESAMPFRTTAWAREAPERDATFRALSEGMRSRFDPTRR; encoded by the coding sequence ATGAAGCGAGAGTTCGTCATGCAGCGTGGCGCCACGCGCGTCGTCTTCGGCGACGGCGCCAGGGCGCGCATCCTCGGCCCGATCGCCGAGCTCGGCGCAGCCCGCGTCTTGGTGGTGGCAACGCCGGGGCGCGCCTCGGAAGCGGCCGCGCTGGCAGCGCAGCTCGGTGAGATTGCCGTTGGGGTCTTGGCCATCGCCAAGGAGCACGTGCCGCGCAACGTGGTCCTGCAAGCGCGGAGCGAGGCCGAGCGCGTTCACGCCGACGCGGTGCTCGCGTTTGGTGGTGGCTCGGCCATCGGTCTCGCGAAGGCCGTAGCAGCCGAGCTACCCGTGAAGGTCATCGCCGTTCCGACGACCTACTCGGGGTCGGAGATGACGCCCGTCTTCGGGATCACGGACGGTGGCGAGAAGGTCACGCGCCGAGACGAGCGGGTGCGGCCCGCGCTGGTCATCTACGACGCGACGCTCCTCTCTGCGCTTCCGCGAAGTGTTACCGTCGCGAGCCTGTGGAACGCGATGGCGCACGCCGTCGAAGCGCTCTGGGTGTTGGGGCGAGACCGTGCCACCGAACTCTCCGCCGAGGAGGCACTCCGCCTGCTCGCCAGCGGCGTAGCCGCTCTTGCGGCAAACCTCGACGACGACGGCGCGCGTCGCGCGGCGCTCGAGGGCGCGTACCTCGCGGGCGGCGTCTTCGGTGACGTGGGCGGTGGACTGCATCACAAGCTCTGCCACGTCCTTGGTGGAGGCTTCGCGCTCCCGCACGCGGCGACCCACGCCGCGCTCTTGCCGCACGTCGTTGGCTTTCACCGCGAGGCTGCACCCGACGCGATGCGGGCCATCGCCACCGCGCTCGGCGTCGTCGACCCAGTGCTCGGCCTCGAGCGCCTCGCACAAGCCACCGGCGCGCCGCGTTCGCTTGCGAGTCTCGGCATGCCGAAGGACGGCATCGCACGCGTGGTCCAGGCCATCTTGGCGTCGCCCCCGTCTTCGCCGCGCTCCCTCGACGCGCCATCGCTTGAGGCGCTCCTCGGAGCGGCGTGGGCGGAACCGCCGCGTGGGGAGTCACGGCCGCTGCGGGCGCCCGACAAGCTTGACGGCCCTGCGGGGCTCGGTGCGCCGCATCAGTCGGAGGCGTTGGCGGACGCGTTGCCGCGTACGCAGAACGCCCCGCGTCGCGGCCCCTTTGGCCTCTATCCGGAGCTCCTGAACGGAACGCCGTTCACCGTGCGCAGCGCAGAGAACTCACGCGTGTGGATGTACCGCATTCGGCCGTCGTTCTCTCACGGCGAGCTCTTGCCGCTGCCTTCGCCGCGTTTTGGCGCGCCGCTCTTGGACGCGTCGCCGAACCGCGAGCGATGGTGCCCGCTCCCGATACCGGTCCCTCCGCAGGAGGTCGACTTCGTCGATGGGCTGGTCACGCTGGGCGGCGCCGGCGACCCGACGTCGGGCCCCGGGTACCGCGTTCACCTCTACGCCTCGAACGCAGACATGTCCGACTGCGCGTTCTCCAACGCCGACGGCGATCTGCTCATCGTTCCACAGGAGGGCACGCTCGAGTGTCGCACCGAGTTGGGCTGGCTGCGTGTCGCGCCGGGATCGGTGCTCATCGTGCCGCGCGCCCTCAAGTTCGCCATCGGACTGCCCGACGGCGTGGGTCGAGGTTGGGTCCTTGAGGTCTTTGGGCGTCGCTTGCGTCTTCCGGAGCGGGGTCCCATCGGCTCCAACGGTCTCGCCGATGCGCGTCACTTCATCGCGCCGGCGGCATCTTACGAGGACCGGACACCGCCGGCGGGCTTCCGTCTCGTCACGCAGTTGGGCGGACGCCTCTTCACCGCGACGCAGGCGCACTCGCCCTTCGACGTTGTCGCGTGGCATGGAAATCACGCGCCGCACGCCTACGATTTGTCGCTCTTCAACGCCATGGGATCGGTCAGCTTCGATCACCCCGACCCGTCCATCCTCACGGTGCTAACCGCGCCGCTCGACGATCACGGACGCGCCATCGCTGATGTCGTCGTATTTCCGGGTCGATGGGAGGTCATCGAGCACAGCTTTAGGCCACCGTTTATGCATCGAAACGCAGCGAGCGAGATCAACATGGTCGTGCGCACGCCGTCGCCCTCCGCCGGGTATGACCCGGGCTGCACCTTTCTCTCGCCGTTGCTGACGGCGCACGGCGTCTCAACGGCAACCTACGACCACGTGCTGGCGATGCCCGACGACGCGGTCGAGCCCCCGCGGCGCATCCCCGACGAGTCCTTATGGCTCATGTTCGAGTCGGCGATGCCCTTCCGTACGACGGCGTGGGCGCGCGAGGCGCCTGAGCGCGACGCGACCTTCCGCGCGCTCTCGGAGGGGATGCGGTCCCGTTTCGATCCGACGCGTCGATAG